A stretch of the Filimonas lacunae genome encodes the following:
- a CDS encoding TolC family protein — protein MKFLYFITAGLLLTGTARAQQLLTLEQCRQMATERNNNLKAAQQKIEAAKARKAQAYAGGKPTVDVSATGFYFGKPLNSLLPEYGISPGVSVSQSIYAGGKVKLNKQLGDNGVQTEEEQKVYTTAEVLFNTEKAYWQVVQAGEKIRLARQYSKQLDALFTDLNNQYVAGITYKNDVLRVKVQQNDNELNLLKAKDALLLAKLNLAQVTGMSDTTGFAVSDSITGSFAQQLADTVQQGKAANRAEIRILQHNLTAAKIQESMLKADTRPSINLGLNGVSAFGKQGINPTSNANFMASWYSMLSVNIPVFDWNKRKQKVKEQQYTVAAQQFQLKEQEELISLEVRQANLQLNESARRVELSGASLEQAEENLRLSADRLKAGTIIGKDVLEAQTLWQQAYSDMIDAKVAYKISEATLRKALGNM, from the coding sequence ATGAAATTTCTATATTTTATTACTGCTGGTCTTTTACTAACAGGCACAGCCAGGGCGCAACAACTGCTAACCCTGGAACAATGCCGGCAAATGGCCACAGAACGCAACAACAACCTGAAAGCGGCACAGCAAAAAATAGAAGCAGCCAAAGCACGCAAGGCACAGGCCTATGCCGGTGGCAAACCCACGGTGGATGTATCCGCTACCGGCTTTTACTTTGGCAAGCCACTTAACTCATTACTGCCAGAATATGGTATCAGCCCTGGCGTAAGTGTTTCACAATCTATATATGCAGGCGGCAAGGTTAAACTGAATAAACAGCTGGGCGATAATGGTGTACAAACGGAAGAGGAACAAAAAGTGTATACTACCGCCGAAGTTTTGTTCAATACAGAGAAAGCATACTGGCAGGTAGTGCAGGCCGGTGAAAAAATAAGACTGGCCCGGCAATACAGTAAACAACTCGACGCTTTGTTTACCGATTTAAATAACCAGTATGTAGCCGGCATCACTTACAAAAATGATGTGTTGCGCGTAAAGGTGCAGCAAAACGATAACGAACTGAACCTGCTAAAAGCGAAGGATGCGCTGTTGCTGGCTAAACTAAACCTGGCCCAGGTAACAGGCATGTCCGATACCACCGGTTTTGCTGTCAGCGATAGCATAACCGGCAGCTTTGCACAACAACTGGCCGATACGGTGCAGCAGGGTAAAGCCGCCAACCGGGCCGAAATACGTATTCTGCAGCATAACCTAACAGCGGCCAAAATACAGGAAAGCATGTTGAAGGCCGATACCCGGCCTTCCATTAACCTGGGCCTGAACGGAGTTTCTGCCTTTGGTAAGCAAGGTATCAACCCTACCAGCAATGCTAATTTCATGGCCAGCTGGTACAGTATGCTTAGCGTAAACATTCCCGTATTCGACTGGAACAAAAGAAAGCAAAAGGTAAAAGAACAACAATACACCGTTGCTGCCCAACAGTTTCAGCTTAAAGAACAGGAAGAACTGATTTCACTGGAAGTGCGCCAGGCAAACTTACAGCTGAACGAAAGTGCCCGACGCGTAGAGCTGTCCGGAGCATCGCTGGAACAGGCGGAAGAAAATTTGCGGTTAAGCGCCGACCGTTTAAAAGCCGGTACTATTATAGGAAAAGACGTACTGGAAGCGCAAACGCTATGGCAACAGGCATACAGCGATATGATTGATGCAAAAGTGGCTTATAAAATAAGTGAAGCCACACTTAGAAAGGCTTTAGGCAACATGTAA
- a CDS encoding efflux RND transporter permease subunit, giving the protein MKKRRINIIEAAMKYKQITLVMTLILVITGIIALLTMPRSEDPRITVRQGLVIASYPGADEVQMEQQVTNKIEQYLFSFEEIRKGKTKSETKEGLTVITAELNENVKDPKKFWSTLQHGLNTNMRGVLPSGVQGPMVNSDFGDVVAQMITVSAPSRSYAEIEKYLDKLEDGIKTIPAVSKIKRYGGQRQQVYVTVEDEKLRQYGFDFSTIANVLQAQNVTNRTGDITLSASSIPIFANSRLHSETEIGNQIIYSNPNGKVVRLKDVSRIERRYEELNSFIQVDDHNVMMLTVEMQPGNNIVSLGKELDEKLEEVKRTLPPDVKVNIIVNQPEVVKERVSHFMVEFAIAIASVIIVVMLLLPLRIATISAIAAPVSVAVTFGVLNMIGIEIHQVTLAAMIIVLGMVVDDAIVIVDNYIEKLDEGVPRWTAGWQSATQLMVPVFTATAAIIFAFLPLAFCLNGVAKEFIQALPVAVGVALFASFLVALLLTPYLCFLFLKKGLKHKISDRPAKKKMLDHLQDAYNKAVEFCFRWPKITLLAGVASVILAMVAGSNTEQELFPTAERNQFNIEIWMQNGTDIAATEQAVKKVEAAIKTDKRVVTTASFIGTSSPRFHSNYAPETPRKNFAQIFINTISPEATEEMAHEYLAKFNNFLPNGYVRIRQLSLKETPAPVEIRVIGDNLNDQKKVAEQVKAILEKTKGTNWIRTDYQDDYFGIKAVTKEDAASRLGVTNNMITQTLGGEIKGYTVSTFWEGDKPIDIVLRLDAKNRADFNQLENMYISTRYNTKVPLKEVAELQPSWHTGVIAHRNGLRTLTVRSEAQMGIKATTIVAAIKPQIAALSLPEGIRIGYGGEEESSNETGPGMGKSLGISLVLIFLTLLFQFKNIGKVLIVLATFPLSLLGAMLGLLLTGNPFGFTAFMGIISLMGIVVRNGIILVDYADELILEHGYTIKAAALASAKRRMRPIFLTSSAAAIGVVPMILSKSPLWAPLGSVLAVGLLVSMVMTLFIVPVLYYKFIKPAPVTELEAQPDADEHIQYKPSH; this is encoded by the coding sequence ATGAAGAAAAGAAGAATCAATATTATAGAGGCCGCTATGAAGTATAAGCAGATAACCCTGGTTATGACGCTTATATTGGTAATAACAGGCATCATAGCCTTGTTAACCATGCCGCGGAGTGAAGACCCGCGTATCACCGTAAGGCAGGGCCTGGTAATAGCCAGCTATCCCGGCGCCGATGAAGTGCAAATGGAACAGCAGGTAACTAATAAAATAGAACAATACCTGTTTAGCTTTGAAGAAATACGCAAGGGCAAAACCAAATCGGAAACCAAAGAAGGTTTAACGGTAATTACCGCCGAGCTGAATGAAAATGTAAAAGACCCCAAAAAATTCTGGAGCACGCTACAACACGGGCTTAATACCAACATGCGCGGCGTGTTACCTTCCGGTGTACAAGGACCGATGGTGAACAGCGACTTTGGCGATGTGGTAGCGCAGATGATTACTGTATCGGCCCCATCACGCAGCTATGCCGAAATTGAGAAATACCTGGATAAGCTGGAAGACGGCATCAAAACCATTCCTGCCGTTTCTAAAATAAAACGCTATGGTGGACAGCGCCAGCAGGTGTATGTGACTGTAGAAGATGAAAAGCTGCGGCAGTATGGCTTTGACTTCTCTACCATTGCCAATGTGTTACAGGCACAGAATGTAACTAATCGCACCGGCGACATCACATTATCAGCCAGCAGCATTCCCATTTTTGCCAATAGCCGCCTGCATTCAGAAACAGAGATCGGTAACCAGATCATCTATAGTAACCCCAATGGCAAAGTAGTTCGTTTAAAAGATGTATCCCGCATAGAAAGACGTTACGAAGAGCTAAACAGCTTTATACAGGTAGACGATCATAATGTAATGATGCTTACCGTGGAAATGCAGCCGGGCAACAACATTGTAAGCCTGGGCAAAGAGCTGGATGAAAAGCTGGAAGAAGTTAAACGTACGCTGCCACCCGATGTAAAGGTGAACATTATTGTAAATCAGCCCGAAGTGGTAAAAGAACGTGTAAGCCACTTTATGGTGGAATTTGCCATTGCCATTGCTTCGGTAATTATAGTGGTAATGCTGCTATTGCCTTTACGTATAGCCACTATCTCGGCCATTGCAGCGCCGGTTTCGGTTGCCGTTACCTTTGGCGTACTGAATATGATTGGCATTGAAATACACCAGGTAACACTGGCAGCCATGATTATTGTACTTGGTATGGTGGTAGATGATGCTATTGTAATAGTAGACAACTACATTGAAAAACTGGATGAAGGAGTACCCCGCTGGACAGCAGGCTGGCAAAGTGCTACCCAATTAATGGTACCCGTGTTTACGGCTACTGCCGCCATCATCTTTGCCTTTTTACCGCTGGCCTTTTGCCTGAACGGGGTAGCCAAAGAATTTATACAGGCGTTGCCTGTTGCCGTAGGCGTAGCATTATTTGCCTCTTTTTTAGTGGCCCTGCTACTTACCCCCTACCTGTGTTTCCTGTTTTTGAAAAAAGGACTGAAACATAAAATAAGCGACCGTCCGGCTAAGAAAAAAATGCTGGATCATTTGCAGGATGCTTATAATAAAGCCGTTGAGTTTTGTTTCCGTTGGCCTAAAATCACGCTGCTGGCTGGTGTTGCATCAGTAATATTGGCTATGGTAGCAGGCTCTAATACCGAACAGGAATTGTTTCCTACCGCTGAACGAAACCAGTTTAACATTGAAATATGGATGCAGAACGGTACAGACATAGCTGCTACAGAACAGGCGGTAAAAAAAGTAGAAGCTGCTATTAAAACCGATAAGCGTGTGGTAACCACCGCCAGCTTTATTGGCACCAGCTCACCCCGCTTCCATTCTAACTATGCCCCGGAAACACCGCGTAAAAACTTTGCACAGATATTCATTAACACCATAAGCCCTGAAGCTACAGAGGAAATGGCGCATGAATACTTAGCTAAGTTCAACAACTTTTTACCCAATGGCTATGTACGTATCCGCCAATTATCATTGAAGGAAACACCTGCCCCCGTAGAAATACGCGTGATTGGTGATAACCTGAACGACCAGAAAAAAGTGGCTGAACAAGTGAAGGCCATACTGGAGAAGACAAAGGGCACCAACTGGATACGCACCGATTACCAGGATGATTATTTTGGTATTAAAGCCGTAACCAAAGAAGATGCAGCCAGCAGGCTGGGTGTTACCAACAACATGATCACCCAAACACTGGGCGGCGAAATAAAAGGATATACCGTTTCCACCTTCTGGGAAGGCGATAAACCTATTGACATAGTGCTGCGACTGGATGCCAAAAACAGGGCTGATTTTAACCAGCTGGAAAACATGTATATCAGCACCCGCTACAATACAAAAGTGCCTTTAAAAGAGGTGGCAGAATTACAACCGTCGTGGCACACCGGCGTAATTGCGCACCGTAATGGCCTGCGCACACTTACCGTACGTTCCGAAGCACAGATGGGTATTAAAGCCACTACTATAGTAGCAGCCATTAAACCACAGATAGCCGCACTTTCCTTACCGGAAGGCATACGCATTGGTTATGGTGGTGAAGAGGAATCATCTAACGAAACCGGACCGGGTATGGGTAAATCGCTGGGTATAAGCCTGGTGCTTATTTTCCTTACCCTGCTGTTCCAGTTTAAAAACATAGGAAAAGTATTGATAGTACTGGCCACCTTCCCACTAAGCCTACTAGGCGCCATGCTGGGTCTGTTGCTTACCGGTAACCCCTTTGGCTTCACTGCATTCATGGGCATCATTAGTTTGATGGGTATAGTAGTACGTAATGGTATTATACTGGTGGATTATGCAGATGAGTTAATACTTGAACATGGTTACACTATTAAAGCAGCAGCATTGGCATCGGCCAAAAGAAGGATGCGTCCTATCTTCCTCACCTCTTCTGCTGCTGCCATAGGTGTAGTGCCTATGATATTAAGCAAGTCGCCCTTGTGGGCACCATTGGGTAGCGTGCTGGCAGTAGGCCTGCTGGTAAGTATGGTAATGACCTTGTTTATTGTGCCGGTGTTGTATTACAAGTTTATTAAACCGGCTCCCGTAACTGAGCTGGAAGCACAACCCGATGCCGATGAGCATATTCAATACAAACCATCGCATTAA
- a CDS encoding efflux RND transporter periplasmic adaptor subunit gives MTALKCLMPCTALYALLLSSCGHSEKAPEAETRAKVAVKQIQTTGQQETLLYSGTIEADNTVSLGFTISGRVTSVLVQEGEHVHAGQLLATIETNEYENALKVSEASLEQAMDNFKRYNELHAKGSLPERDFIGAKVAQAQAEANKSAAAKRLADTKLYAPFAGIISSKAIEKGAIVAPAVTAFTVLKTDVVYARASVTESEIAKLNIGKNAQVIIPVSGDTCKGTVTIINPQADATTRTFNVKIRLANNAGKLLPGMLSDIAIHTGRQVNAITVPAEAVIRDADDITYVFVVNESNRAIRKRITTGGLTANEVLVTNGLQPGDKVVTEGQNKLKDGQAITL, from the coding sequence ATGACAGCATTAAAATGTTTAATGCCCTGTACGGCACTGTATGCCCTTTTGTTAAGTAGCTGCGGACACAGCGAAAAAGCCCCGGAAGCTGAAACCAGGGCTAAAGTGGCTGTTAAACAAATACAGACCACCGGCCAACAGGAAACCCTGTTATATAGCGGCACTATTGAAGCCGACAACACCGTTTCGCTGGGCTTTACCATATCGGGCCGGGTAACTTCTGTGCTGGTGCAGGAAGGCGAGCATGTACATGCCGGGCAATTATTGGCCACCATAGAAACCAATGAATATGAGAATGCCTTAAAGGTATCGGAAGCCAGCCTGGAACAAGCTATGGACAATTTTAAAAGGTACAATGAACTGCATGCAAAAGGAAGTTTACCCGAGCGTGATTTCATTGGCGCCAAAGTGGCACAGGCACAAGCGGAAGCCAACAAAAGCGCTGCTGCGAAAAGATTGGCCGACACCAAACTGTATGCCCCTTTTGCCGGTATCATCTCTTCAAAAGCGATTGAAAAAGGCGCTATAGTAGCCCCTGCTGTTACCGCTTTTACCGTATTAAAAACAGACGTGGTATATGCCCGTGCCTCTGTAACCGAAAGCGAAATAGCTAAACTGAACATTGGCAAAAACGCACAGGTAATCATACCCGTATCGGGCGATACCTGCAAAGGCACTGTTACCATCATTAACCCACAGGCCGATGCTACCACCCGCACCTTTAATGTAAAAATCCGTTTGGCCAATAATGCCGGCAAACTGTTGCCTGGTATGCTCAGCGACATTGCTATACATACCGGCAGGCAAGTGAATGCTATTACCGTTCCGGCTGAAGCAGTAATACGTGATGCTGACGACATCACCTATGTGTTTGTAGTAAACGAAAGCAACAGGGCCATTCGCAAAAGAATAACCACCGGTGGCTTAACCGCCAATGAGGTACTTGTTACTAACGGCCTGCAACCAGGCGATAAAGTAGTAACGGAAGGACAAAACAAATTAAAAGACGGCCAGGCAATAACCCTGTAG
- a CDS encoding SDR family oxidoreductase yields MNKQLSGTVTIVAGGNTPIGAGIVKTFLLHNAFVIAPLSTAEEIIQLRSSLSSVQTGQLITLLHDPLDYRKAEDIKECIKQVYGHVDLVVSAFDNNWHGRALLDIEIDEWQKAIDENITAHFIINRVALKLMKEQHKGMYINICNADVLCARPYASLTRLITENQTELSVMLAEEVKHYNIRYYHLFLHNIVTGQPLSEQTYPDLTTPLMTGEHIIKLYHHQLHNTDQLFQYYPAAVAAG; encoded by the coding sequence ATGAATAAGCAGCTGAGCGGAACTGTTACTATAGTTGCGGGCGGAAACACGCCCATAGGCGCCGGAATAGTTAAAACTTTTTTATTACACAATGCTTTTGTAATAGCCCCGCTGTCTACTGCCGAGGAAATTATTCAACTACGCAGCAGCCTTTCCAGCGTGCAAACAGGCCAGCTGATTACCCTGCTGCACGATCCGCTGGATTACCGGAAAGCAGAAGACATTAAAGAATGCATTAAGCAGGTATATGGCCATGTAGACCTGGTGGTATCCGCCTTTGACAATAACTGGCATGGCCGTGCATTGCTGGATATTGAAATAGATGAATGGCAAAAAGCCATTGATGAGAATATTACCGCACACTTTATTATTAACCGGGTAGCGTTGAAGCTGATGAAAGAGCAGCACAAAGGCATGTATATCAACATCTGCAATGCCGATGTGCTTTGTGCCCGGCCTTACGCCTCGCTTACCCGCCTGATTACAGAAAATCAAACGGAGTTATCGGTTATGCTGGCCGAAGAGGTAAAACATTATAATATCCGGTATTATCATTTGTTCCTGCATAACATTGTAACCGGGCAACCGCTTTCAGAACAAACCTATCCTGATTTAACTACCCCCTTGATGACAGGCGAACATATCATTAAACTATATCATCATCAACTGCATAACACTGACCAGTTGTTTCAGTATTATCCCGCCGCTGTAGCAGCTGGTTAG
- a CDS encoding cytochrome ubiquinol oxidase subunit I: protein MNDFLAARSQMALSLGFHIVFSCIGMVMPFFMAVAHYYWLKTGNDVYKNVTKAWSKGVAIFFATGAVSGTVLSFELGLLWPNFMKHAGPIFGMPFSLEGTAFFIEAIALGFFLYGWGRFNKWFHWFTGVIVGVSGLVSGILVVAANAWMNSPAGFDYINGEYVNIDPIKAMFNDAWFSQALHMCLAAFAATGFAVAGVHALMIVRKSHVQFHTKAFRIAAIFAAVAAILQPLSGDISAKDVAKRQPAKLAAMEAHFHTGKKVPLIIGGIPDESTQTVKYAMELPGLLSFMIAEDFNAEVKGLDSIPKEDHPPVAITHYAFQVMVGMGMIMMLAGVLYLIGLWRKKRWLESNWLLRFFVICTPLGFIAVEAGWTVTEVGRQPWIIHGIMRTADAVTPMPGINYSFYLFTAVYMSLAVIVTFMLYRQIKMVGKLYDITPASHLTTH, encoded by the coding sequence ATGAATGATTTTTTAGCAGCCCGCTCACAAATGGCCCTGTCCCTCGGCTTTCACATTGTTTTCTCGTGTATTGGAATGGTGATGCCCTTTTTTATGGCAGTGGCGCACTACTACTGGTTAAAAACCGGTAACGATGTATATAAGAATGTTACCAAAGCATGGAGTAAAGGAGTAGCTATCTTTTTTGCTACCGGTGCCGTATCCGGCACCGTGTTATCGTTTGAACTGGGTTTGTTATGGCCCAACTTTATGAAACATGCAGGGCCCATATTTGGTATGCCATTTTCACTGGAAGGCACCGCCTTTTTTATAGAAGCTATTGCACTGGGCTTTTTCCTGTATGGCTGGGGCCGCTTTAATAAATGGTTTCACTGGTTTACGGGTGTTATTGTAGGGGTGAGTGGTTTGGTATCGGGCATACTGGTAGTAGCAGCTAATGCCTGGATGAACAGCCCTGCCGGTTTTGATTATATCAACGGCGAGTATGTAAACATCGATCCTATCAAAGCTATGTTTAATGATGCCTGGTTTTCGCAGGCATTGCACATGTGCCTGGCAGCATTTGCCGCTACCGGTTTTGCGGTGGCAGGCGTGCATGCACTTATGATTGTGCGTAAAAGCCATGTGCAGTTTCATACCAAAGCATTTAGAATAGCCGCCATTTTTGCTGCTGTTGCGGCCATACTACAACCCTTAAGCGGTGATATCTCTGCCAAAGATGTAGCTAAAAGGCAACCCGCTAAACTGGCTGCCATGGAAGCCCATTTTCACACCGGTAAAAAAGTGCCGTTGATTATTGGCGGTATACCAGACGAAAGCACCCAAACCGTAAAATATGCAATGGAATTGCCCGGCCTGTTAAGCTTTATGATTGCGGAAGACTTTAATGCAGAAGTAAAAGGCCTGGACAGTATCCCTAAAGAAGATCATCCACCTGTTGCTATTACCCACTACGCGTTCCAGGTAATGGTGGGTATGGGCATGATTATGATGCTGGCTGGTGTGTTATACCTGATAGGCTTATGGAGGAAAAAGCGATGGCTGGAAAGCAACTGGCTGTTGCGTTTTTTTGTGATATGCACCCCGCTTGGTTTTATAGCAGTGGAAGCTGGCTGGACGGTAACCGAAGTAGGCCGGCAGCCCTGGATTATACATGGCATTATGCGCACAGCAGATGCCGTAACCCCTATGCCCGGCATCAATTATTCGTTTTACCTGTTTACAGCTGTGTATATGTCGCTGGCTGTGATAGTAACCTTTATGCTGTACCGCCAGATTAAAATGGTAGGCAAACTGTATGATATAACTCCTGCTTCACACTTAACCACCCATTAA
- a CDS encoding cytochrome d ubiquinol oxidase subunit II, whose product MLYVIICFLWASIWLYLLLGGADFGAGILELFTSKGNRDKTRDTMYQAIGPVWEANHMWLIIAIVILFVGFPVIYSTMSVYLHIPLTVMLLGIIARGTAFAFRHYDAVVDDMQVLYNRIFTWSSLITPLFLGIIAGSTVSSTINPDANNFLDAYVFSWLSFFSVAVGLFTVAICAFLAAIYLIGETNNDTDKKRFISKARIANIAAVIFGGMVFTAAWKEGIPLVDWIFGNAVGIAAITAASLSLVLLWYLLLKGKTKVLRILAGFQVTMILITTTFKHFPNIVILKGGGHLSLMEHHGHDKTLQALGMALLLGSLFILPALFYLIYSFQKKTAAGTDHHH is encoded by the coding sequence ATGCTGTACGTTATTATCTGTTTTTTATGGGCATCTATCTGGCTATACCTGTTATTAGGCGGCGCCGATTTTGGAGCAGGTATTCTGGAACTGTTCACCTCTAAAGGCAACCGCGATAAAACACGTGATACCATGTACCAGGCCATTGGCCCGGTGTGGGAAGCCAACCATATGTGGCTGATCATTGCTATTGTAATACTGTTTGTAGGGTTCCCGGTTATTTATTCCACTATGAGCGTGTACCTGCATATTCCGTTAACGGTAATGCTGCTGGGCATTATAGCACGCGGCACTGCTTTTGCCTTCCGCCACTACGACGCTGTGGTAGATGATATGCAGGTGTTATATAACCGCATTTTTACCTGGAGCAGCCTTATTACTCCCCTGTTCCTGGGCATTATAGCAGGTAGCACCGTAAGCAGCACTATTAACCCGGATGCCAATAATTTTTTAGATGCCTATGTATTCAGCTGGCTCAGCTTTTTCTCTGTAGCCGTTGGTTTATTCACCGTGGCCATCTGTGCCTTTCTTGCTGCTATTTACCTGATAGGCGAAACCAATAACGATACCGATAAAAAACGCTTTATCAGCAAAGCAAGGATAGCCAACATTGCGGCCGTTATTTTTGGCGGCATGGTGTTTACAGCCGCCTGGAAAGAAGGGATACCACTGGTAGACTGGATTTTTGGCAACGCCGTAGGTATTGCCGCTATTACAGCCGCCAGCCTGTCGCTGGTGTTATTATGGTACCTGTTACTAAAAGGCAAAACCAAAGTTTTGCGCATACTGGCTGGCTTCCAGGTAACCATGATATTAATTACCACCACCTTTAAACACTTTCCCAATATTGTAATACTCAAAGGTGGCGGCCATTTATCATTGATGGAACATCACGGGCACGATAAAACCCTGCAGGCCCTGGGTATGGCCTTGTTGCTGGGTAGCCTATTTATATTGCCAGCGTTATTTTACCTGATATACAGTTTTCAGAAAAAAACAGCTGCCGGTACCGATCATCATCATTAA
- a CDS encoding helix-turn-helix domain-containing protein: protein MSSTSVLRHTVNELIETIGEAPQPDGLHVYIQKTPEFIPEIPILYPHRMADPLLFLVLDGEMTLKMNLVEYTIRKNEFLFISPNTIRQFISHCNDSKMACMCFSIDFMLKTGIAKSSLDPSAFISSKQSPHLVLTSEEANTISQLMQLLYERNITPANYPFREERLIHCFGTLMYELAAIHTNQHQKLPLKLTRKEEISASFLNLLTQHFKEQRSLQFYADLLFITPKYLTQTIKDILGKTAGEMIDEMVITEAKVLLHSTSHSIAQVAESLYFSDQFFFSKFFKNQTGLTPTEYRKVS from the coding sequence ATGAGCAGTACCTCTGTATTACGGCATACGGTAAATGAGTTAATTGAAACAATAGGTGAAGCCCCTCAGCCCGACGGGCTTCACGTGTATATACAGAAAACACCTGAATTCATCCCGGAAATCCCGATCCTGTATCCGCATCGCATGGCCGACCCTTTGCTATTTCTGGTGCTGGACGGAGAAATGACCCTGAAGATGAACCTGGTAGAATACACCATTCGTAAAAACGAATTCCTATTTATATCACCCAACACCATCAGGCAGTTTATTAGCCATTGCAACGACTCTAAAATGGCTTGTATGTGCTTTAGCATAGACTTTATGCTAAAAACAGGGATAGCCAAAAGTTCGCTGGACCCTTCGGCATTTATTTCCAGCAAACAATCGCCGCACCTTGTTCTCACTTCCGAAGAAGCCAATACCATATCGCAGCTGATGCAGCTTTTATATGAGCGCAATATTACACCTGCCAACTACCCTTTTCGCGAAGAAAGGCTGATACACTGCTTTGGTACCTTAATGTATGAGCTGGCAGCCATACATACGAACCAACACCAGAAGCTACCGCTAAAGCTTACCCGTAAAGAAGAGATTAGTGCTTCTTTTTTAAACCTGCTTACGCAACATTTTAAAGAGCAGCGCAGTTTGCAGTTTTATGCCGACCTGCTGTTTATTACCCCCAAATACCTGACACAAACTATCAAGGACATTCTCGGGAAAACCGCCGGTGAAATGATTGATGAAATGGTGATTACCGAAGCCAAGGTATTACTGCACAGTACCTCACACTCTATTGCCCAGGTAGCAGAAAGCCTTTACTTCAGCGACCAGTTTTTCTTCAGCAAGTTTTTTAAAAACCAAACCGGACTTACCCCTACCGAATACCGCAAGGTTTCTTAA
- a CDS encoding dienelactone hydrolase family protein, whose amino-acid sequence MQKRFVHFLAGCTLVASLASCGNNAPTTEGKKDSTKTFTITEDTVDIQADSVVLKSVVAYSSDTSVKKPIVLIVPEWWGLDGYVKGRAQQLAALGYFAVGIDMYGNGKVADNPGLAGELAGAFYKNPQLWYSRLQAALAKAKTYPGVDTSKVAAIGYCFGGSAVLNSAKLGLPVNGVVSFHGGLAGVTPAKGQTKADILVCHGMADSFVPAADVATFKKQLDSVGASYTFKEYPDATHAFTNPNATEKGKKFNMPIRYNGAADSASFNDMKVFFDKIFK is encoded by the coding sequence ATGCAAAAAAGATTTGTACATTTTTTAGCAGGATGCACACTGGTAGCAAGCCTTGCTTCTTGTGGCAACAATGCCCCTACTACAGAAGGTAAAAAAGACAGCACCAAAACATTTACTATTACCGAAGACACTGTTGACATTCAGGCCGACAGTGTGGTGTTGAAAAGCGTAGTAGCCTACAGCTCTGACACCTCCGTTAAAAAACCAATCGTGTTAATAGTACCGGAGTGGTGGGGTTTGGATGGCTACGTAAAAGGCAGGGCGCAACAACTGGCTGCGCTGGGTTACTTTGCTGTAGGTATTGACATGTATGGCAATGGTAAAGTGGCCGACAACCCAGGTTTGGCTGGTGAACTGGCCGGTGCATTTTACAAAAACCCGCAATTATGGTACAGCCGCTTACAGGCTGCTTTAGCTAAAGCTAAAACCTATCCTGGTGTAGACACCAGCAAAGTAGCGGCTATTGGCTACTGCTTTGGCGGTTCTGCCGTATTAAACAGCGCCAAACTGGGCTTACCGGTTAACGGCGTAGTAAGCTTTCATGGTGGACTGGCAGGTGTAACACCTGCAAAAGGACAAACCAAAGCCGATATCCTGGTTTGCCATGGTATGGCCGACAGTTTTGTACCTGCTGCTGATGTAGCTACTTTTAAAAAGCAACTGGATTCTGTAGGCGCATCTTACACTTTTAAAGAGTATCCTGATGCTACCCACGCATTCACTAACCCGAATGCTACTGAAAAGGGCAAGAAATTTAACATGCCTATCCGTTATAACGGTGCAGCTGATTCTGCATCTTTCAACGACATGAAAGTGTTCTTTGACAAGATCTTTAAATAA